From the genome of Papaver somniferum cultivar HN1 unplaced genomic scaffold, ASM357369v1 unplaced-scaffold_10, whole genome shotgun sequence:
CTCAAGTCAATCTCTAGTAATCTGGCAaactgagtttgtaaattctgatatttcacaacttcagttcaCCTGAATAAGAACCACGACTCTATCTCGAGTAATCTGGCAaactgagtttgtaaattctgataTTTCACAACTTCAGTATACCGGAATGAAAACCACGACTCTATCTCGAGTAATCTGGCAaactgagtttgtaaattctggtatttcacaacttcagttcaCCGGAATGAGAACCTCGAGTCAATCTCTAGTAATCTGGCAAACTGATTTTGTAAATTCTGatatttcacaacttcagttcaCCGGAATGAGAACCTCGGGTCAATCTCTAGTAATCTGGCAAATTGAGTTCGTAAATTCTGATATTTCACGACTTCAGTTCACCAGAATGAGAATCTCGGGTCAGTCTTTAGTAATCTGGCAAATTGAGTTTGTAAATTATGatatttcacaacttcagttcaCCAGAATGAGAACCTCAGGTCAATCTCTAGTAATCTGGCAAAttgagtttgtaaattctgatatttcacaacttcagttcaCCAGAATGAGATTCTTGGGTCTATCTCTAGTAATCTGGCAAACTGAGTTTGAAAATTCTGATATTTTACAACTTCATTTCATAGGGTTGAACTGGCAaccggattggttgggttgatccccaacttttaagactctatatatatgattggcagcttactttggggtatcaacctcattttgtttgagattatgtgttaTTGAAAGCAGGGAAAAAATACATTTctcttcgtgggagtcaacccatcagatttgttcccttttctctatcttttatttttatttgtttatttttttttgcaatttaaaATTTCCCACTTTGATTTCtacgactcaattacattgaggacaatgtaatattcatatgaccagctgtgtagcgggtctgaaACATTTAGTACTTGTGTCGACTCCTGCGCTCTCATGCCAGTTGTTTGCAAAATGTCTACTTTATACTGACAGTGTTTGCAAAATGTATGTTGGTTTGCTATTAATGGTAGTGGTGTTTTATTTTATTGCGTAGctgataaaagaaaataaaacggaTACATTGTTGTGGCGATATGTAAGAGGTCCCGTTGATGCGAAAGAGTTTGTTATGTACCGTGTGAATGGGTTTGTTTTCTCTCCCAAGTATCATGAAGAAATAGTTGTTAGTCAATACAGTGGTGTTTGCATGACAGCAAACACCACATTTAGGAGCAAGAAAGgcgataaaaatcccaaaaatgtaTTGACCAAGTGGTATGGGGTTGTTAATCAAATATTTGTGGACCAATTAAATTGGGATCATATGTACTGATAGTACATCTCTATCACACTAAAATCGAGCTAAGGTATATGTGGGGAAAACACAAACAAGATATTGTGTCCCTTTATCTCGTTGATTAGTTAGTCGAGAAAACTATTAGGTTTTCATACATAAGcttagaagagagagaaaattactcaaacctaatctctttctatttttccTTCGCCTCTCAAGTCTCACCCTCTCACTTTTTATTTTTCCTGAtacctttttcttctccttcccATTTTATTCTCTTTGAAATCATCAAAATCTCTTGAAATCGAACTCAATCTGTCCATATTCATATTCAGTTTGTAAGTCGAACTCAGTTTGTAAGTCGTTagaccgaatttgaagttcgaatcgacactgagcttcatattcatcgattttgatgatgtatcatgctaagtttgaagttaaaACCCTCTTAGAGCTTAGTGGTTCATAGATTGTATCACATTATACTGCATTTTAAGTTCAATCGATATCGAGCTTCATATTTAGCGATTTTGATGacgtatcatgctaagtttgaagtaaaaaccctctcagagcttcatgattcatagatTGTTTGCCATTATactgaatttgaagttcgaatcgacatcgagcttcatatttatcaattttgatgatgtatcatgctaagtttgaagtcagaaccctctcagagctttttggttcatagtttgtaagtcATTATATCCAATTTGATGTTCGAATCGACATTGTgcttcatatttattgatttcaatgatgtatcctgctaagtttgtAGTTAGAACCATCCCGGAACTTCTTGGTTCACAGTTTATATGtcattataccacatttgaagtttgaatcaacaCTGAACTTCATATTTGTCGATTTTGAGGATGTATCCTGATAATTGTGAATTCAGAACCCacccggagcttcttggttcataatttgtatgtcgttataccatatttgaagttcaaatcgacaatgagcttcatatttatcgatttcgatgaggTATCCTACTAAACTGAGTCTACCATTATGAACTAAAGGTACTTCATGATTTGTATAactagtcaaaattacttcatgacctatgtgactagttGAAATTCAATCcgaaagcacaaagagaaagcacacaaacacaaagagaaagcacaaagaaaacacatttGTTTGATCCGTATGAATGTCTTAAATCAAATCATTACCGTCCAAAGATTTTCAAGAATCCGTATGACTATCTAACCAACGTCCACATTTATTTATATAAACGAAAATTTTCTCTCACACTTCTCTTCCCTTCCGCTCATCTCTTTCTCTCTAAACGCCTCCACCTTTTCCCTTCCCCGCTGAAAAAACCCTAACTTATAACGCCTCCACCTTCATTTTCGTTCGATTGAACACAGGAAATTGAAGAGACGGATAGTTATTTCATATCATCTCAACTATCTCTTCGTTCGATTGAACACAGCCTCGagtcttcatcttccatacttcCACCACCTAAGCTTtactctttcttttgttttttcttccaaTTCCTCACCCTTATAATCGAGATTAGGAATTAGTTCGTGTAGGTGATGTTGATAGAGGAAACAGGCTTCGAGAAGACGTAGAGATGGGGAGTTTAAtttgaaaagttagggttttgaattttatTGAAGTTTCAATTTAGTGATAAACAAGAAGAAATTAGAGATTGGGTTTGGTGATTTGAGCATTATAAATCGATATGTTGTGCTAAAATTGGAGAAAGAAGTGAGATCAGAGGAGGAAATTTAGGGTTCTAAGAATAGATGATGGTGattgaaaataaaattgatagttagggtttgaagTGATGATTCAGAAGTTCAATCGAGGCAAAACAGGAAATCAAAATCAACTGCTTCAATCTAACAGTTTGAATAAAGGTATAATTATTTTATCCCTAATACATATATGAATTTGGTAAGCTCATTTATGCACAGGAACCCTAGTTCCCTAATTTTGAATGGTTTACTTCCTTAATTTTGAATGGTCTTTTGTTTACGGAGAAACCCTAGTTCCCTAATTTTGTTATTAGTAACTCGTAATTCCCTATTGTTGAATTATCTTTTTTAACTTGGTAGTAGCTATTTCAGGTCTAATTGCAGTCGATTTTAAATGGCTTCGTTGGGATTGCAGATTTCAATTGAACTACTGTCTAGGTTTATCTCCGGGTTCTCTAtaattctttcttctttattgaaCTTCTAATATTTGTATCTGAACCATGGCCTTAGTTTCCATTCCAGGTTAGCTTTATTGATCAGTTTATAGCAAACTAATGAATTGAATATTAGGTTGTCTTTGATTGATGTCAGATTTGTCAGTGAGTCACTCATGTGTGGACAAATATGAATTTTTTGCTCTGTGTATTCCAAATATGGACAAATATGGACAAAAGGGGGGATGAATGAGGAGACTGATGGAAGATCTAAGAAGACGTGATGTTGATCTAACTTTTCGTTTCCAACTTTTTAATTAGGTTTGTTCTGctatttcaaattagggttttaaattaTTATGTTGATATTCGGCTATTTCAAATTAGGGGTTTGATCTGTTgtctaaaaatttgggtttgtttCTTATATCACTAGGAGAGAAAAAAGCTTTGCATATGTTTTGGGTTCTGAGCATGTAAGAATGAATTACAGATAACAGTTATAAGTGAAATGCAGTAGTTCTTAGCATGAATATGGCTTTGCTTATGTGATGTTTGTTATTTTGTATAACACTTATGTTTTCTATTGAAATGTCAATGTGCAAACTGATACAGGGCAAGGTGAAGGTTCTGTCAAGGAGACGAACCTCGTGAATGAAACAGTCAGGTTTGCCATGGAGTATACTGATGCAAGTCCTATCGGTAAAAGAGTGTCGTGACAATTTTTTTCTTTAGAAGTATTTATGATATGGGTAGCTGCATAATCTTATAATACCTGGTTGGTGTAAGTTAAACTTCTTGTTTATTTTTCTCATTTGTTGTAGATGAGTATGGGTGAAAACTCCAACAACGCAGCTGGGCTTCTACCAAATCCTGTCGCTGATCCTCAAACTGGAATGCGGGGTAAGCTCCATTTGTACTCAATTTTATATACCTAAAGCAGACTAATTTTAGCTACTAATCCTTTACTTTTGCTTTTAAAAGTAGGATTAATAAACTCCATACTACTCATTCATGGGCGTTCCTCGAAGTCAATGTTATTCCACAGTATAATCAACTGGTAAGGAATCCAAACCTGAAGTGATCGTTGGCATCCGAGATTCTGGAAGATATGCAGCTGAATTGCCAGTTCATTCATAGTGTATTGGTATTGCTCTCTCGCTCTCTCTTTGTACTGCACCCTTGATCTCACTTTCCCTTTGATCTTATTGCTCCTCAAACCCTATATTACACAGCTCTTACTACTGAGAAAAGCCCTTAATATTTGTTCAAATTTGTAAATCCTTTGGTTCTCAATTTAGTACttgttttatgtatttttctttttttgattttctggttttgataaTGTTGTTTGTTTTATGCAGAGTACTGATATGGAAGCGCTTCAAAATTTAACTGCTGAATGTGATTTGGATTCAAAACAGgtttgggaatttttttagtTAGGTTTTTGTTGTGGTGTTTTCTTTAGTCCTATGAATGAACTGCTGGATGTGtaatttccgttttctgattttattGTAGGGGTCTGATTATGGTGAGAAAGAAGTGGTGGAGGGGAATGTGTTAATGTTGGAGTGGTTGGCTGGCTGGTTCTTGTGTGTGTCTGTGTTGGCGGTGGTACTCTTGTACCTGGAGTTTAGCTGCTGGTTGTGTTGTCTTTATGCGCATCTCAACTTCATGTCCAGGTTGAATTTTGTTGGAGGTCATATGTGTTGGAATACCCGTACATTTTCTGCATCAGCCGGTATGGATGTTACTGATTAATTATTGCAGTCTTGTTTTGTTTATTATGTCTTTGTTAACTATTTATGTGGGCAATTGGTTTTTCAGGTGGCGAGGCCTTCTGTAATGGACAGACAAGCCATGTTAGCGAAACTGATCGGGTGAGTATTGGTTGCTTAGATAATTTTATCAGTAACTTATGCATCAATTTTGTCTTGTTCTTTATTTAATCTAAGTTTATTGCATATTATAGTATATGCAACGAAAGTTTGGGTTTGTCATAATAAttacaatgtgaatttggttattctGTCCAGGTGGATAGATCTCTTCTAGTGACTGAATTTGGATATGAACATGATGATGCATGGGAAACAAATATATATTTAAATAATTTACTGATATCAGCAGGGTACGTATACATTCTTTTGAGTTATCTCACTAAATTATAACAAAAATTAGAATCAAACCTTAGGCTTTTTCTGAGGGGCCATGCTAGTAGAATCACTTGCGCATTTGAGCAGCCATGTTTTTTCCTAGTATAGGTGGTGTTAAGCCAGCATCACGAAGGCCTGTGGCAGTATCAAAGCCAATTACAGGATCACTTGTCTGCCCTGGTTTAACATTCCCCCTGAGTACAATATATGGTGTTTTCAGCCGAACCTGAGCTTCTTTAACTTCATTTCTTCTTTATACTGTTTATTGTGTTTTTCTTGCTTCCTTTTCCCTCGGTGTATCCTGTGGAAATTATGACTTAAAACCCGGTATGCTTCTTTTGGGGTCATAATTCGGCCAACTCATGTCTCCTGTCAATTTGAATTTCCTTTTGGCACCTGTTACTGCCAATACCCAGctgcttatttttcttcttgtccaTGTTCCTGTCACCCAGTTCGACAGTTCCTCAAGTGTTACATGGTACACCTGATAAACCTTTATCGACTGCAGCTTCATGGAAGGCCGCAGCTGGTTATATATCATCATTGTCCTCGCTAGGTAACCTGTATAGGACGTGCTGAACTGTAGGTATTCATGTTGAGTCTGTTTACTTACACTATAGGAAGTAGTAGTCATGTGAAGTGGAATGCCCACTACAGTCTATGTTTTGATTTAAAAATAGCTAAGTTGTAGTTTGGAGTTTATGAAGAGAAATCAATAAAcaattttagttttttctttaaccTGTTTTTATCTTTACTCCTCTCTTGATCAATGAAACTTGGAACTTTTGTCATTGACGTGTTCATTTTTATTGTTGGACAGGTCTTGCGTATTGAATGCCAAACGTCGGAATTACATGAACTGGTAACTTTGTCTAAGCTCATCATATGGTATTATTGAGAAGTTAAGCTTGGTTTTATTTGTTCGCAGCTCACAGTGTTGATGGCTTTAGATTATTTACGGTTAAATTTTTGTACTTGGGTTTCTGTAATGAATACATGGATCACAGTATAATGTGGATGATTTGTAGATTGAGAATCGGAGTGTatatgaaaaagaagaaagtgCAGGTATGTGTGTCAGTTTTAATTGTATTACTGGAAGCCCATTTAATTGTATTGCAGGCCTTTAAACTGGAAGCCCAGGTCCACCATAGTGGCCCGGGCTATCCATATCTTTTTATTTGTTACTTTAAAAATTGTCACAATTATTTTTGAAATTGTTACAAAAAGAAACACCTGTCAGCATCACTGTTTTGTTACAACTTAAAGTAACAGTTTTAACGTTACAGTAATCGTGACAACAAAGACACGTGTCCTTTAAGTAATTGTGGGTAAACTTAGTAACTCGTATATGTGTTACTATAACCGTGACCAAATGTGACACGTGTCCTACGTCCAATCGTTGCAAACTAATTATTCACACTTATATCTGTTGTTGTATATGTGACAGTAAGGGACACGTGTCTACAGCATAATTGTTGTAATTATTAAGTAACAATTAAAACCGTTGTATTATTTGTTGCAGTAAGTCACGTGCCGCAACCGTAAAATTAGTTCAGTCGTTACTGTTTAATTTGTAACGTCTATAAGATGTGACTTTGATTAATAATTTTCACAGAAAAAAGCATTGCAACATATTGCAACAATTATTTATAACAACATTTTACCAACGgtctataagtgttacaaacgAAATCAGTAACAGATATATCATGTGACAAAATCCTGGATTTGGTGTAGtgatcagtcttacgagcaagaagattatagtactagttcttcgtctctagaggatacaatcaaactattgaaaagtagtcctttttatgatccctctgttcctattcctcctttagaagagtccctcagggagttagctgagtcgacacgtaagttaactgagatgaatagtgtaattctagacgaaagaactacaataatgagtgaactttctatagaggaatccctcaagctgatggctgagacgaacaaaagacttgctcgaaataatcttacattccaaaatagtgtttccaattttacccttga
Proteins encoded in this window:
- the LOC113326220 gene encoding uncharacterized protein LOC113326220, whose protein sequence is MQLNCQFIHSVLSTDMEALQNLTAECDLDSKQGSDYGEKEVVEGNVLMLEWLAGWFLCVSVLAVVLLYLEFSCWLCCLYAHLNFMSRLNFVGGHMCWNTRTFSASAGGEAFCNGQTSHVSETDRVDRSLLVTEFGYEHDDAWETNIYLNNLLISAGSCVLNAKRRNYMNW